The sequence below is a genomic window from Acetobacter vaccinii.
GTCAGCCTGCGCCGTTGCCTGCGTCTGGCGCATTGCGCGAGGCCATTATCCATCAGGTTTTCACACAAAAAGAGGGGGCAGCCCCGTATCTTGTCGAAGGCCCGGATAATGGCTGGTTTGCGGTGGATGTGGACAAGATCAGCCCCGCCAGCCCGCGCAGCTTTGAGCAGGCCCGCGCTGATGTATTGAAGGCATGGCAGGCGGATAACCGCCGTCAGGCCGCCAACCAGCAGGCAACCGCACTTTACGTCGCCAGCAAGGCCTTGGGCACCATTGCCCCTACGGCTTCCGCCAAAGGGCAGGTTACGCGCAACGTGCCGCTTTCACTGGCATCTGCCAATCAGGCCATTCCTGCCGAACTGGCGCCCCAGTTAGCCCGTATGCAGGCAGGGCAGGCGATCATGGCCGAGAATGACCACGCCTTTTTTGTCGCGGTTGTGACCAAGGTCTTTACACCTGACCCGCCCATGTCCGCGACTAACATGCAGAAGCTGAAATCCGCTCTGGCCCAGGCCGATAGCGAAGACCTTGTCGCCGCGTTTATTGATGCTCTAGCAGCCCGCACGCCGCCCCGCATCAACCCGACGGGCATCACATCCGCCCTCGACATCGCAGGGCTGGGAGAGGCCAGACAATGAGCACAAGCGCCAATACCGCGACGTCTCCCTCTCTCCAGGTCTGTGAAGCGGCATGGGAGCAGGGTCAGGCCTCTGTTGTTTTTTCAGTGGAAGCCGCCGACCTTCTGACACCCGTTTCGGCCTATATCCGTCTGGCCCATCTCGATGGCAGCACAGGGCAGCACAGCCTGCTGCTTGAAAGCGTGGAAGGCGGCGTCTCCCGTGGGCGGTATTCCGTCATTGCTCTCAAGCCTGACCTTGTGTGGACATGCCATAACGGCCAGGTAACCCTGCATGATGGGGCGGGTCTGCCACAGTCGCCCGCATGGATGCAGCAGGGCAAGCCGCTGGATAGTCTGCGCCAGCTTATACACACCAGCAGGCTTGACCTCCCCACAGGGTTGCCACCCATGATTGCGGGATTGTTTGGCTACCTTGGCTACGACATGGTCCGGCAGATGGAAGACCTGCCCAATGCGCCGGTTGATGATCTGGACCTTCCAGAAGGGGTGATCATGCGTCCGGGTCTGTTTGCCGTTTTCGATACGGTGACAGACGAACTCATTTTGGCAGCCCCCGTGCGCCCTGCTGAAACAGAAACCGCAGGGCAGGCGTGGGAGAGGGCACACGCCCTGCTGGAACGCGCCCGCACATGCCTGCTGGGTGCTTTGCCCGCTCTACCCTCTGCCCAACCCACAGCACCGCTGGCTGACCCGACATCCACTTTCAGCAAGCAGGATTTCTGCGCGGCGGTGGAAAAAATACAGGAATACATTGCTGCGGGGGATGCTTTTCAGGTTGTTCCCAGCCAGCGCTTTTCCACCCCGTTCCCTTTGCCCTCTCTGGCGCTATATCGTGCATTGCGGCGGGTTAACCCGGCTCCCTTTCTGTTCCATCTCGACTTTGGGGACTTCTCACTGGTCGGGTCATCACCCGAAATTCTTGTCCGTCTACGCGATGGCCGCATGACTGTCAGGCCTCTGGCAGGCACACGCCCACGTGGTGCCACCCCGGAAGAAGACAAAAAGCTGGAAGAGGAACTTCTGGCCGATCAGAAGGAAATCGCTGAACATCTGATGCTGATTGATCTGGGCCGCAATGATGTCGGACGCGTCTGCACCCCCGGTTCCGTTAACGTTACAGAGCGCTTTGTCATCGAGCGGTTCAGCCACGTCATGCATATTTCCTCCAATGTGGAAGGCATATTGCAGCCGGATCTGGAAGCACTCGATGCCCTTGTGGCCGCATTTCCAGCAGGCACCCTGACCGGAGCGCCCAAAATCCGGGCCATGGAAATCATTGACGAGATCGAGCGTACCCGCCGCGCAACCTATGCGGGCTGCATCGGGTATTTTGGCGCCGGGGGCGACATGGATACCTGCATTGGCCTGCGCATGGCTGTGCTCAAAAACGGGACCATGCATGTGCAGGCAGGCTGTGGTGTTGTTGCCGACAGCGTGCCCGAAATGGAATACGAGGAAACGCGACACAAGGCACGCGCCGTATTCCGGGCAGCCGAACTCGCAATCCAGCAGGCGGGAGACGGGAAGGGCTGAGCACGCCTTTCCTCTCCGTCATTTGACCAGTGCGCGGTAAAGGGCCATCATTCCGCCATGATCCTACTGATCGACAATTATGATAGTTTTACCTTCAACCTCGTCCATTATCTGGGCGAGTTGGGGGAGACATGCCACGTCGTCCGCAACGACGCGCTGAGTGTGGATGACGCGCTGGCCCTCAAGCCGCACGCCATTGTGCTCTCACCCGGCCCATGCTCCCCTGATGAAGCCGGGATTTGCTGTGACCTGATTGCTGCCGCCGCAGGCAAGGTACCCGTATTTGGGGTCTGCCTTGGCCACCAGTCCATCGGGCAGGTGTTCGGGGCGCAGGTTGTCCGTGCTCCTGTGCCTATGCACGGTAAAATCAGCCCTGTTTTCCATGACGGCAAGGATGTCTTTGCCGGGGTACCCAGCCCCTTCAAAGCCACCCGCTACCACAGCCTGACGCTAGAACCAGCCAGTATTCCCCCTGAGCTTGAAGTGACAGCCTGGACAGAAGACGGTGTTATCATGGGGGTCCGACACCGGACCTATCCGATTTCAGGCGTGCAGTTTCATCCTGAAAGCATTGCGTCGGAATATGGACACGACCTGCTGCGTAATTTCCTGAGCATTGCTCAGGACTGGCACGCCGGACAGGCGGCATGACAGCCCAGCCGCAACATTCCGCACCGGACGCCTATGATCCCACACGCCTGACCGCGACACTGCTCAAGCTTGCCGACCGGCACGACCTTGATGTCGGTGAGGCTGAAGCCGCCTTTGGGGCCATTATGGATGGGGCTGTCCCGCCCGAACATATTGCCGCCTTCCTCATGGCGTTGCGGGTCAAGGGAGAGACGCGGGATGAGTTGCTGGGGGCTGTCACCGCCCTGCGGGCACGTATGCACCCCGTACCCGCCATGCCTGAGGACACCCTTGATGTCTGCGGCACAGGGGGCGACCATTACGGTACACTGAATGTTTCCACCGCCGTCGCTTTTGTGCTGGCGGGGCTTGGTGTGCCTGTTGCCAAACATGGCAATCGGGCTGTGTCCTCTCGCTCTGGGGCATCGGATGTTCTGACCGCCCTTGGCGTGCCCCTTTCGCCCGGTGCTGAAACCCATGCCGCGTGGATGCGCGACTACCGCGCTATTTTTCTGGCAGCCCCGCATCATCATCCCGCCATGCGACATGCCGC
It includes:
- the trpE gene encoding anthranilate synthase component I, producing MSTSANTATSPSLQVCEAAWEQGQASVVFSVEAADLLTPVSAYIRLAHLDGSTGQHSLLLESVEGGVSRGRYSVIALKPDLVWTCHNGQVTLHDGAGLPQSPAWMQQGKPLDSLRQLIHTSRLDLPTGLPPMIAGLFGYLGYDMVRQMEDLPNAPVDDLDLPEGVIMRPGLFAVFDTVTDELILAAPVRPAETETAGQAWERAHALLERARTCLLGALPALPSAQPTAPLADPTSTFSKQDFCAAVEKIQEYIAAGDAFQVVPSQRFSTPFPLPSLALYRALRRVNPAPFLFHLDFGDFSLVGSSPEILVRLRDGRMTVRPLAGTRPRGATPEEDKKLEEELLADQKEIAEHLMLIDLGRNDVGRVCTPGSVNVTERFVIERFSHVMHISSNVEGILQPDLEALDALVAAFPAGTLTGAPKIRAMEIIDEIERTRRATYAGCIGYFGAGGDMDTCIGLRMAVLKNGTMHVQAGCGVVADSVPEMEYEETRHKARAVFRAAELAIQQAGDGKG
- a CDS encoding anthranilate synthase component II, with amino-acid sequence MILLIDNYDSFTFNLVHYLGELGETCHVVRNDALSVDDALALKPHAIVLSPGPCSPDEAGICCDLIAAAAGKVPVFGVCLGHQSIGQVFGAQVVRAPVPMHGKISPVFHDGKDVFAGVPSPFKATRYHSLTLEPASIPPELEVTAWTEDGVIMGVRHRTYPISGVQFHPESIASEYGHDLLRNFLSIAQDWHAGQAA